In one Novipirellula artificiosorum genomic region, the following are encoded:
- a CDS encoding DUF1254 domain-containing protein, translating into MTTRRNHHLLTLAALAFSCLTTGVQAQPPAMKYSTEIPTNVVTPDRTETRLGALEFVDGFPTEATAEKVWDHMDFSRAVEAMIMTTPAASLQGFRKGIQKWGPDNETMIYWGGRLDSKGLLLTGNTTVVYTFMWIDLKDGPMVMETPPNVLGIIDDAWFHYVCDFGNAGDDKGKGGKFLLVPPDYKGELPTDGYIVKKSKTYGHWLAMRGFMTDFDPVPVVKNMKEHFRLYPLGSEPKEVNWVNTAMKDFNTLHAQDETFFDEVNITVQEEPNSAESSEILGLLASIGIQKGKPFKPDARMKKILAEAAAVGTAAQRTILFRNRDTEDTAIWPGSKSWELGFAGGSYEFLNDGVSLINSRVRFHFYATGITPAMVKPPVGAGSQYVMGLRDAEGNALDGSKTYKIHIPANVPAERFWDITVYDNQTRSLLQTDNPYPGVTSIDKATVKNADGSYDVYIGPKKPDGKVNWIQTDPAKGWNMLWRIYGPTQVWYDRGWRPSEIELVD; encoded by the coding sequence ATGACCACGCGACGAAACCACCACCTGCTAACTCTGGCAGCGCTGGCCTTCTCCTGTCTGACGACCGGCGTTCAAGCGCAGCCACCCGCAATGAAATACTCCACCGAAATTCCGACGAATGTCGTCACCCCCGATCGGACGGAAACACGCCTCGGGGCTTTGGAGTTCGTTGATGGATTCCCCACTGAAGCGACTGCGGAGAAGGTGTGGGATCACATGGACTTCTCGCGCGCCGTAGAGGCCATGATCATGACCACGCCCGCGGCTTCGCTGCAGGGATTTCGCAAAGGCATCCAAAAGTGGGGACCCGACAATGAGACCATGATTTATTGGGGCGGGCGTTTGGATTCCAAAGGCTTGCTGCTGACGGGCAATACCACGGTGGTCTACACCTTCATGTGGATCGACCTGAAGGATGGCCCGATGGTGATGGAGACGCCGCCCAACGTGCTGGGCATCATCGACGATGCATGGTTCCATTACGTCTGTGATTTCGGCAACGCCGGCGATGACAAGGGCAAGGGCGGGAAGTTCCTGTTGGTGCCGCCTGACTACAAAGGCGAACTGCCCACCGACGGCTACATCGTCAAGAAGTCGAAAACCTACGGCCACTGGCTGGCGATGCGCGGTTTCATGACGGACTTCGATCCGGTTCCCGTGGTCAAGAACATGAAGGAACATTTCCGTCTCTATCCGCTGGGTAGTGAGCCCAAGGAAGTCAACTGGGTCAACACAGCGATGAAAGATTTCAACACTTTGCACGCCCAGGATGAGACCTTCTTCGACGAGGTCAACATCACGGTTCAGGAAGAGCCGAACTCGGCCGAGAGTTCCGAGATCCTCGGATTGCTGGCTTCGATCGGCATCCAGAAGGGCAAGCCTTTCAAACCGGACGCCCGCATGAAGAAGATCCTCGCTGAGGCCGCCGCAGTCGGCACCGCCGCCCAACGCACGATCCTCTTCCGCAACCGCGACACGGAGGACACCGCGATCTGGCCGGGCAGCAAAAGCTGGGAGCTAGGCTTCGCTGGTGGCAGCTACGAGTTTCTCAACGACGGCGTCAGTCTGATCAATTCGCGTGTCCGCTTCCACTTCTACGCTACCGGCATCACGCCCGCGATGGTCAAACCACCTGTCGGAGCGGGATCCCAGTATGTGATGGGACTGCGCGACGCCGAAGGGAATGCCCTCGATGGCAGCAAGACCTACAAGATCCACATTCCTGCCAACGTTCCAGCCGAGCGTTTCTGGGACATCACTGTTTACGACAACCAGACCCGCTCGCTGTTGCAAACCGACAATCCCTACCCGGGCGTCACCAGCATCGACAAGGCGACCGTTAAAAACGCGGACGGTTCTTATGACGTCTACATCGGCCCGAAGAAGCCTGATGGAAAAGTGAACTGGATTCAAACCGATCCAGCCAAAGGTTGGAACATGTTGTGGCGCATCTATGGCCCGACACAAGTCTGGTACGACAGAGGTTGGCGTCCGAGCGAGATCGAATTGGTTGATTGA
- a CDS encoding phasin family protein: MDHQIDSAMIQMGLLKGEARKAAESADDAFRTFVDQRVDEALQRIGVARTEDVESLTQRLERLEKKLNG, translated from the coding sequence GTGGATCATCAAATCGACAGCGCGATGATCCAGATGGGGTTGCTCAAAGGCGAGGCTCGCAAGGCAGCGGAGTCGGCGGATGATGCCTTCCGGACGTTTGTCGATCAGCGTGTTGATGAAGCTCTGCAGCGAATCGGCGTGGCTCGCACCGAGGATGTCGAATCGCTCACCCAGCGACTGGAACGACTCGAAAAGAAACTCAACGGCTAA
- a CDS encoding ABC1 kinase family protein yields MDLLNLNQTREEGKRLAEIVQVLGRYGLADWFGKISVQSVRDLLASKETQAIADLPVGERLRLALTELGTTYIKLGQVLSTRADLVGPDIATELRKLQADTPADPADVVQQTILEELGQTPEELFAEFAAEAFSSASVGQVHLARLADGQQVVVKVQHAGIQETVRIDLELLEKLAKLLEEYVPESRNFQPEATTREFRRTLLRELDFTCERSNMETFTRNFEGDETVHIPTAYKDRSSKRVLTMELLDGIPGSKPERLTEAGVDLNHLAKDAATIFMNMIFRDGFYHADPHPGNFFVLDGGVVGLLDCGMVGRLDDSTRELFEDLLLMLTQRDAEGLADTLLRAGSAPADVDRMAFRADVSDLLVQYGSQSLEDFDIGGAMDQLMDIVRRHHVVMPSAASLLLKTLVMLEGTARLLSPNFSLNDVIAPFKDQLIRSRLDPKRLTRRLQQSMRDVDRLVRNGPRNIADILDRAQSGKLQMTHEVNSLELVANRIVGGLLIASLLIASAMLLSHNVPPRLFGESVAGGLGFLVAAGFGTRLLWRIRKDIR; encoded by the coding sequence ATGGACTTACTGAACCTCAATCAAACTCGCGAAGAAGGCAAGCGTCTGGCGGAAATCGTCCAGGTGCTGGGGCGCTATGGATTAGCCGATTGGTTTGGCAAGATTTCGGTGCAGTCCGTTCGTGATCTGTTGGCGAGCAAGGAAACACAGGCGATCGCTGACTTACCCGTCGGCGAACGACTGCGGTTGGCTTTAACGGAACTGGGAACGACCTATATCAAACTGGGGCAAGTCCTCAGCACACGAGCCGATCTGGTCGGGCCGGATATCGCGACGGAACTGCGAAAGCTTCAAGCCGACACGCCAGCCGACCCGGCGGACGTTGTTCAGCAAACAATCCTGGAGGAGCTGGGCCAGACGCCGGAGGAGTTGTTTGCCGAGTTTGCAGCGGAGGCGTTTTCTTCGGCATCGGTCGGTCAGGTGCATCTCGCGAGATTGGCCGACGGACAGCAAGTCGTCGTGAAGGTCCAGCACGCGGGCATCCAGGAAACCGTTCGCATCGACCTGGAATTGCTCGAAAAGCTGGCGAAGCTGTTGGAAGAGTATGTTCCCGAGTCGAGGAATTTCCAGCCGGAGGCGACGACTCGCGAGTTTCGTCGCACGCTGCTACGTGAATTGGATTTCACTTGCGAACGCAGCAATATGGAAACGTTCACTCGCAACTTCGAGGGTGACGAAACGGTTCACATCCCCACGGCTTACAAAGATCGGTCCAGCAAACGCGTGCTGACGATGGAGTTGCTGGACGGCATTCCGGGGTCAAAGCCGGAGCGACTGACCGAGGCAGGCGTGGATTTGAACCATCTGGCCAAAGACGCCGCCACGATCTTCATGAACATGATTTTTCGTGACGGTTTCTATCATGCGGACCCGCATCCGGGAAACTTCTTTGTGCTCGATGGTGGCGTGGTCGGGTTGCTCGACTGTGGAATGGTCGGGCGGCTAGATGATTCCACACGTGAGTTGTTTGAAGACTTGCTGTTGATGCTGACGCAGCGAGACGCCGAAGGGCTTGCCGATACGTTGTTGCGTGCCGGTTCCGCACCGGCCGACGTGGATCGAATGGCCTTTCGAGCCGATGTCAGTGATCTGTTAGTGCAATACGGATCACAGTCGCTGGAAGACTTTGATATCGGTGGAGCAATGGATCAGTTGATGGACATTGTGCGACGGCATCATGTCGTGATGCCTTCGGCCGCGTCGCTGCTGCTGAAGACATTGGTGATGCTGGAAGGGACCGCCCGTCTGCTCAGTCCAAACTTCAGCCTCAATGATGTCATCGCACCCTTCAAGGACCAATTGATTCGGTCTCGCCTGGACCCCAAACGCTTGACTCGCCGACTGCAACAGTCGATGCGTGACGTTGATCGCCTGGTACGAAACGGTCCCCGAAACATCGCCGACATTCTCGATCGTGCACAATCCGGCAAGCTGCAGATGACACACGAGGTTAACAGCCTCGAACTGGTCGCCAATCGCATCGTCGGCGGGCTACTGATCGCTTCGTTGCTAATCGCGTCAGCAATGCTGCTAAGCCACAACGTTCCGCCACGTCTGTTTGGGGAATCTGTTGCCGGAGGCCTGGGCTTCCTGGTTGCTGCGGGATTCGGCACTCGCCTGCTTTGGCGAATCAGAAAAGACATCAGGTAA
- a CDS encoding DUF1254 domain-containing protein, with protein MTKHFFFNHDSMREKAMLSRLPISQVAVASIAIAIALTSHAHAQSPKLKMTTEIPKEYTAPDSVETSIGTLDYFDGVPSPKTVKNIYDYLDTSRAVNVYLNSIPALSVNALREGQAAMGADACNKICIWDSLMDSKTILLTGNTSTMYAVGFLDLVKDGPTVIDLPQGMLGILDDMEFKYMVDLGVAGPDKGKGGKYLVLPPGYKGAVPEGYFVVPSKTSGVWVFMRGYLDKSLPIEKSVPAASKNIRSTLKVYPLSTADAPPATEFINVSGKDMHMILPNDYSAFEKLHALIQTEPESYLGPEAKGMMAAIGIEKGKPFAPDTRMKKILTDAAAIGNSAARAISYFPRDPGNLTFKDSDAWVTAYANKDTTFTRNGAYRLDPRVLFHFGYICVSPAMAMTVAGKGSDYSMGMLDAEGKVLDGSKTYRLRIPPNPPAKDFWAITMYDTQTRSQLQTDQQFPTKGSQDKGIKTNADGSMDIYFSPKAPAGQEGNWLQTIPGKSWFIALRIYGPEQPWIDQTWRPGEIELVR; from the coding sequence ATGACGAAACACTTTTTCTTCAACCACGACTCTATGAGAGAAAAAGCGATGTTATCGCGACTTCCAATTTCGCAAGTCGCCGTTGCGTCCATCGCAATCGCGATCGCCCTGACCAGCCACGCCCATGCGCAGTCGCCCAAACTGAAAATGACCACCGAGATCCCTAAGGAGTACACGGCTCCGGATTCCGTGGAAACCTCCATCGGGACTCTCGATTACTTCGACGGGGTTCCGTCGCCGAAGACCGTGAAAAACATCTACGACTACCTCGACACCTCGCGGGCCGTGAACGTCTATCTCAATTCGATCCCCGCACTCTCTGTCAACGCCCTGCGCGAAGGGCAGGCGGCGATGGGCGCTGACGCCTGCAATAAGATCTGCATCTGGGACAGCCTGATGGACTCCAAGACCATCCTGCTTACCGGGAATACGTCGACCATGTACGCGGTCGGCTTCCTTGACCTAGTCAAAGACGGCCCGACCGTGATCGACTTGCCGCAGGGAATGCTCGGCATCCTCGACGACATGGAATTCAAGTACATGGTCGACCTCGGCGTAGCGGGTCCCGATAAGGGCAAGGGTGGCAAGTACCTCGTGCTTCCTCCCGGCTACAAAGGTGCTGTCCCCGAGGGCTACTTCGTTGTCCCGTCGAAAACCAGTGGAGTCTGGGTGTTCATGCGCGGCTATCTCGATAAGAGCCTGCCCATCGAAAAGTCCGTCCCGGCCGCGTCGAAAAACATCCGCAGCACGCTGAAGGTGTACCCGCTGTCAACCGCGGACGCTCCCCCGGCAACCGAATTTATCAACGTGTCCGGCAAGGACATGCACATGATCCTTCCGAATGATTACAGCGCGTTTGAGAAACTGCATGCACTGATTCAGACCGAGCCCGAGTCGTATCTCGGCCCTGAGGCCAAGGGAATGATGGCTGCGATCGGTATCGAAAAGGGCAAGCCCTTCGCTCCGGATACACGCATGAAGAAGATTCTGACTGACGCCGCCGCGATCGGTAACAGCGCCGCCCGTGCCATCAGCTACTTCCCGCGTGACCCCGGCAACCTGACCTTCAAGGACAGTGACGCCTGGGTGACTGCCTATGCGAATAAGGACACCACCTTCACACGCAACGGCGCCTATCGCCTTGACCCACGCGTGCTGTTCCACTTCGGCTACATCTGTGTCTCGCCTGCGATGGCCATGACCGTTGCTGGCAAGGGATCGGACTACTCGATGGGAATGCTCGATGCCGAGGGCAAGGTTCTGGATGGCTCCAAGACTTACCGGCTCCGGATTCCGCCGAACCCGCCAGCCAAGGATTTCTGGGCGATCACCATGTATGACACCCAAACCCGCTCGCAGCTTCAAACGGACCAGCAGTTCCCGACCAAGGGAAGTCAGGACAAGGGAATCAAGACCAATGCGGACGGATCGATGGACATCTACTTCTCGCCGAAAGCGCCCGCAGGCCAGGAAGGCAACTGGCTCCAGACCATCCCCGGCAAGAGCTGGTTCATCGCCCTGCGCATCTACGGCCCCGAACAACCCTGGATCGACCAAACCTGGCGACCGGGCGAGATCGAACTGGTGAGGTAA
- a CDS encoding HAD family hydrolase — protein sequence MKMIQQAMMGIALTLMLTVSAMAQEQALASSDSSTQHADPLGSWNDGPTKSSILQFVQEVTKEGGPKFVPPEQRIATFDNDGTLWCEQPVVQFEFAVYRIKAMAGDHPEWKEQEPYKSVLAGDPQHLVDDLINGGHEFLKVMETSHAGMSVEEFDRHVRDFFATAKHPKLNVAYTQLAYTPMVELLAYLRANGFKTYICSGGGIDFMRAISEETYGIVPENVIGTNGRNVFKQVDGKWQLFKTADHLFFNDKATKPTGIDLHIGRKPIFAGGNVRSGGDIGMLTYCHSNTLPSFQLLVNHDDDEREYAYAEKDNASLKTAKAQGWHVLNMKSDWKTIFSND from the coding sequence ATGAAGATGATTCAACAAGCAATGATGGGTATCGCCCTGACTCTGATGCTCACGGTATCGGCAATGGCCCAGGAGCAGGCGCTGGCCAGCAGTGACAGTAGTACACAGCATGCGGATCCGCTGGGATCATGGAATGACGGACCGACCAAATCGTCGATCCTTCAGTTCGTGCAGGAGGTCACCAAAGAGGGTGGCCCGAAGTTTGTGCCGCCGGAACAGCGGATCGCGACCTTCGATAACGACGGAACGTTATGGTGCGAACAACCGGTAGTGCAGTTTGAATTCGCTGTATATCGCATTAAGGCGATGGCAGGCGATCATCCCGAATGGAAGGAACAGGAACCGTATAAATCTGTGCTGGCGGGCGACCCGCAACATCTCGTTGACGATTTGATCAACGGGGGACACGAGTTCCTGAAGGTGATGGAAACTTCGCATGCCGGCATGTCGGTGGAAGAGTTTGATCGCCACGTCAGGGATTTCTTTGCGACCGCCAAACACCCGAAGCTCAATGTGGCTTACACACAGCTCGCCTACACACCGATGGTCGAGTTGCTGGCTTACCTGCGTGCCAATGGGTTCAAGACCTATATCTGTTCCGGCGGCGGAATCGATTTCATGCGAGCCATCTCGGAAGAAACCTATGGGATTGTTCCGGAAAACGTGATCGGGACTAACGGCCGAAATGTGTTCAAACAAGTTGATGGCAAGTGGCAACTGTTCAAGACGGCAGACCACCTGTTCTTCAATGACAAGGCGACCAAGCCCACGGGAATTGATTTGCACATTGGTCGCAAACCGATCTTTGCAGGCGGAAACGTTCGCAGCGGTGGCGACATCGGCATGTTGACGTATTGCCACAGCAACACTTTGCCTTCATTTCAATTGCTCGTCAATCACGACGATGACGAACGTGAATACGCGTATGCGGAAAAAGATAACGCTTCGCTCAAGACAGCGAAGGCACAGGGCTGGCATGTCTTGAACATGAAATCGGACTGGAAGACCATATTTTCAAACGACTAA
- a CDS encoding arylsulfatase — translation MKMKLLILLLAVAALLVCNNQSATAQDGAQYKMDRTVLPIQPPTYAPIEVLDARDATKPPMFQIKPPEGAPNVVIVLIDDIGFGATSTFGGAIETPTFDRLANNGLRFNHFHTTALCSPTRAALLSGRNHHEVNVGCVMEIATGFPGNQGERSNDAKYFAETLRHNGYSTAAFGKWHETPTWEVSVSGPYFRWPTHSGFDKFYGFIGGETNQWDPVIFDGVTKVAKKDDPDYHFTTDMTNEAINWMKFQQAMTPEKPFFIYYAPGATHAPHHAPKEWIEKYDGKFDSGWLKYREETFARQKAMGIIPENTKLAPMPTDIKDWEKLSDKERELFALQMEAFAGFAEHTDKEVGRLADAIDDMGALDNTLFIYIMGDNGSSGEGGLEGTYNELVHLNGIFDAETTESMLARADDWGGPNSFPHFSAAWAVATDAPFTWTKQMAADYGGTRNGMVMHWPKGIKAKGEIRSQWHHVNDVAATVLEAAKLPQPTMVNGVKQKPLSGVSMLYATDDANAKDRHTTQYFEIFANRAIYHEGWLARVVHRVPWENDPIHTLQNDVWELFNAEEDFSLTNNLADKHPDKLKEMQELFKKEAIANSVYPLDDRSYERFNAAIAGRPDLMGDRTSLTLGQGMTGILENTFINEKNTSKTIVANVDLKGSDRGVILCQGGKFGGWALYMDQGKPAYTYNWFGLKSYTVTSPKAIDNKSAEITLVFEYDGGGNGKGGQATLFVDGEKVADGRVEKTQPAVYSADETADVGIDEATPVADKVFKNAEDSEFTGRVNDVTISIPAKKK, via the coding sequence ATGAAAATGAAACTCCTGATTCTACTCCTTGCCGTTGCGGCGCTCCTGGTTTGCAACAACCAGTCTGCCACGGCGCAAGACGGAGCCCAGTACAAAATGGACAGAACTGTTCTGCCTATACAGCCACCGACATACGCACCCATTGAGGTGCTGGACGCTCGAGATGCCACCAAGCCTCCGATGTTTCAGATCAAGCCACCCGAAGGCGCTCCCAACGTCGTCATTGTTTTGATTGATGACATTGGCTTCGGTGCGACAAGCACTTTTGGTGGAGCCATTGAAACACCGACCTTTGATCGTTTGGCAAACAACGGATTGCGTTTCAACCATTTCCACACGACCGCTCTATGTTCGCCCACACGAGCCGCGTTGCTTTCCGGTCGGAATCATCACGAAGTCAACGTTGGCTGCGTGATGGAAATCGCCACTGGATTTCCTGGCAACCAGGGCGAACGATCGAACGATGCCAAATACTTTGCGGAGACTCTGCGTCACAACGGCTATAGCACGGCTGCATTCGGCAAGTGGCACGAAACACCGACGTGGGAAGTCTCCGTATCGGGGCCGTATTTCCGCTGGCCAACCCATTCAGGATTTGACAAATTCTATGGCTTCATCGGTGGCGAAACCAACCAATGGGACCCCGTGATTTTTGACGGCGTCACGAAAGTCGCAAAGAAGGACGATCCCGATTATCACTTTACGACGGACATGACTAACGAAGCCATCAACTGGATGAAGTTTCAACAGGCCATGACTCCCGAAAAACCGTTCTTCATTTACTACGCACCGGGAGCCACCCACGCTCCGCACCACGCACCGAAAGAGTGGATCGAAAAGTACGACGGGAAATTCGATTCTGGCTGGCTCAAGTACCGCGAAGAGACGTTTGCTCGTCAAAAAGCCATGGGCATCATTCCAGAAAACACCAAGCTGGCTCCCATGCCAACGGACATCAAGGATTGGGAGAAGTTAAGTGACAAGGAACGTGAACTATTTGCTCTGCAAATGGAGGCGTTCGCCGGCTTCGCCGAGCACACCGACAAAGAAGTCGGGCGGCTGGCCGATGCGATCGACGACATGGGCGCGTTGGACAACACGCTGTTCATCTACATCATGGGTGACAACGGCTCCAGTGGCGAAGGAGGCCTGGAAGGAACCTACAACGAACTGGTTCACCTGAACGGCATTTTTGATGCGGAAACCACCGAAAGCATGTTGGCTCGCGCCGACGACTGGGGTGGCCCGAATTCGTTCCCGCACTTTTCAGCGGCTTGGGCCGTAGCTACGGACGCACCGTTTACCTGGACCAAGCAAATGGCCGCCGACTATGGTGGCACTCGCAACGGGATGGTCATGCACTGGCCGAAAGGGATCAAAGCAAAAGGTGAAATTCGTTCGCAGTGGCACCATGTCAACGATGTGGCAGCGACTGTCCTGGAAGCAGCGAAACTGCCCCAGCCAACGATGGTCAACGGCGTCAAGCAGAAGCCACTCTCTGGAGTGAGCATGTTGTATGCAACGGACGATGCAAACGCCAAAGATCGACACACGACCCAGTACTTCGAGATTTTTGCCAACCGCGCGATCTATCACGAAGGCTGGCTGGCGCGTGTCGTACACCGTGTGCCATGGGAAAATGATCCCATTCACACTTTGCAAAACGACGTGTGGGAACTCTTCAATGCGGAAGAAGACTTCAGCCTGACGAACAATCTGGCTGACAAGCATCCTGACAAACTGAAAGAGATGCAGGAACTGTTCAAGAAGGAGGCCATTGCCAACAGTGTCTACCCACTGGATGACCGGTCTTACGAACGCTTCAACGCAGCCATCGCTGGTCGACCTGACCTGATGGGTGACAGAACCAGCCTGACCCTCGGCCAGGGTATGACGGGGATCCTGGAGAACACCTTTATCAACGAGAAGAACACGTCGAAAACGATCGTTGCCAATGTGGATCTTAAAGGGAGTGACCGAGGTGTGATTCTTTGCCAGGGCGGCAAGTTCGGCGGCTGGGCTTTGTACATGGATCAAGGCAAGCCTGCGTACACCTACAACTGGTTTGGATTGAAGAGTTACACCGTCACGTCCCCGAAAGCGATTGATAACAAGAGCGCCGAGATCACATTGGTATTCGAATATGACGGAGGCGGCAACGGCAAAGGAGGCCAGGCCACTCTCTTTGTGGATGGCGAGAAAGTCGCCGATGGTCGAGTCGAGAAGACGCAACCCGCGGTTTACTCAGCCGATGAAACCGCCGATGTCGGCATCGATGAGGCTACGCCCGTGGCTGACAAGGTCTTCAAAAATGCTGAGGACTCGGAGTTCACCGGACGTGTGAACGACGTCACGATTAGCATCCCGGCGAAGAAGAAGTAG